The Balearica regulorum gibbericeps isolate bBalReg1 chromosome 5, bBalReg1.pri, whole genome shotgun sequence genome window below encodes:
- the SPRED1 gene encoding sprouty-related, EVH1 domain-containing protein 1 isoform X2, producing MTRDDSSGGWLPLGGGGLSCVTVFKVIPQEENSCADFLIHGERLRDKTVVLECTLKKDLVYNKVTPTFYHWKIDDKKFGLTFQSPADARAFDRGIRRAVEDISQGYPPSQNDVEVAEDCFQTTQENTSGSLMKDHLFQHETVVTSEPYNSANLRPSAFEDFNTRRACFPTQANQVPLKPIRHVSFQDEDEIVRINPRDILIRRYADYRHPDMWKNDLERDDADSNIPFSKSDSKKSDYLYPCGDGTKLNSLKDSKSSVVFKTQPSSSKFKNSKRRKEDGERSRCVYCQERFNHEDNGRGKCQDAPDPIKRCIYQVSCMLCAESMLYHCMSDSEGDFSDPCSCDTSDDKFCLRWLALVALSFIAPCMCCYLPLRACHHCGEVCGCCGGKHKAAG from the exons ATGACCCGGGATGACTCAAGTGGTGGATGGTTACCACTTGGAGGGGGTGGACTAAGCTGTGTCACAGTCTTCAAAGTCATTCCCCAGGAAGAGAATAGCTGTGCTGATTTTCTTATCCATGGAGAACGACTCAGGGATAAAACG GTGGTCTTGGAATGCACATTAAAGAAGGACCTCGTTTACAACAAAGTTACTCCTACTTTTTACCACTGGAAGATTGATGACAAAAAGTTTGGCCTCACATTTCAGAGTCCTGCTGATGCAAGAGCATTTGACAGAGGTATTCGAAGAGCGGTAGAGGATATTTCTCAAG GTTATCCACCCTCCCAAAATGATGTTGAAGTGGCAGAAGACTGCTTTCAG ACTACTCAAGAAAATACATCGGGTTCATTAATGAAAGATCACCTTTTCCAACACGAAACTGTAGTAACCAGTGAACCTTACAACAGTGCAAATTTAAGGCCTTCAGCATTTGAGGATTTCAACACCAGAAGAGCCTGTTTTCCTACCCAAGCTAACCAG GTCCCGCTGAAGCCAATCAGACATGTTAGTTTTCAAGACGAAGATGAAATTGTTAGAATAAACCCTCGTGACATTTTGATACGTCGTTATGCAGACTACAGACATCCTGACATGTGGAAGAACGACCTGGAGAGGGATGACGCAGACTCAAATATACCATTTTCTAAATCAGACAGTAAAAAATCTGACTATTTATACCCATGTGGGGATGGAACTAAGTTGAATTCCCTGAAAGACTCAAAGAGTTCTGTGGTATTTAAAACTCAGCCTTCCtcatcaaaatttaaaaattcaaaaagaagaaaagaggatggTGAGCGTTCCCGCTGTGTATACTGCCAGGAAAGGTTTAATCACGAAGATAATGGCCGAGGGAAATGTCAAGATGCGCCAGACCCTATTAAAAGATGTATCTACCAAGTTAGTTGCATGCTTTGCGCAGAGAGCATGCTATATCACTGCATGTCAGACTCTGAAGGAGATTTCTCTGATCCTTGCTCGTGTGACACTAGCGATGACAAGTTCTGCTTACGCTGGTTAGCACTGGTGGCGCTCTCGTTCATTGCTCCGTGTATGTGCTGCTACCTCCCCTTGAGAGCATGCCATCACTGCGGTGAGGtatgtgggtgctgtggaggaaAGCATAAAGCTGCAGGATGA
- the SPRED1 gene encoding sprouty-related, EVH1 domain-containing protein 1 isoform X1, which translates to MSEETATSNNDNSYARVRAVVMTRDDSSGGWLPLGGGGLSCVTVFKVIPQEENSCADFLIHGERLRDKTVVLECTLKKDLVYNKVTPTFYHWKIDDKKFGLTFQSPADARAFDRGIRRAVEDISQGYPPSQNDVEVAEDCFQTTQENTSGSLMKDHLFQHETVVTSEPYNSANLRPSAFEDFNTRRACFPTQANQVPLKPIRHVSFQDEDEIVRINPRDILIRRYADYRHPDMWKNDLERDDADSNIPFSKSDSKKSDYLYPCGDGTKLNSLKDSKSSVVFKTQPSSSKFKNSKRRKEDGERSRCVYCQERFNHEDNGRGKCQDAPDPIKRCIYQVSCMLCAESMLYHCMSDSEGDFSDPCSCDTSDDKFCLRWLALVALSFIAPCMCCYLPLRACHHCGEVCGCCGGKHKAAG; encoded by the exons TAATAGTTATGCACGAGTGCGAGCTGTGGTGATGACCCGGGATGACTCAAGTGGTGGATGGTTACCACTTGGAGGGGGTGGACTAAGCTGTGTCACAGTCTTCAAAGTCATTCCCCAGGAAGAGAATAGCTGTGCTGATTTTCTTATCCATGGAGAACGACTCAGGGATAAAACG GTGGTCTTGGAATGCACATTAAAGAAGGACCTCGTTTACAACAAAGTTACTCCTACTTTTTACCACTGGAAGATTGATGACAAAAAGTTTGGCCTCACATTTCAGAGTCCTGCTGATGCAAGAGCATTTGACAGAGGTATTCGAAGAGCGGTAGAGGATATTTCTCAAG GTTATCCACCCTCCCAAAATGATGTTGAAGTGGCAGAAGACTGCTTTCAG ACTACTCAAGAAAATACATCGGGTTCATTAATGAAAGATCACCTTTTCCAACACGAAACTGTAGTAACCAGTGAACCTTACAACAGTGCAAATTTAAGGCCTTCAGCATTTGAGGATTTCAACACCAGAAGAGCCTGTTTTCCTACCCAAGCTAACCAG GTCCCGCTGAAGCCAATCAGACATGTTAGTTTTCAAGACGAAGATGAAATTGTTAGAATAAACCCTCGTGACATTTTGATACGTCGTTATGCAGACTACAGACATCCTGACATGTGGAAGAACGACCTGGAGAGGGATGACGCAGACTCAAATATACCATTTTCTAAATCAGACAGTAAAAAATCTGACTATTTATACCCATGTGGGGATGGAACTAAGTTGAATTCCCTGAAAGACTCAAAGAGTTCTGTGGTATTTAAAACTCAGCCTTCCtcatcaaaatttaaaaattcaaaaagaagaaaagaggatggTGAGCGTTCCCGCTGTGTATACTGCCAGGAAAGGTTTAATCACGAAGATAATGGCCGAGGGAAATGTCAAGATGCGCCAGACCCTATTAAAAGATGTATCTACCAAGTTAGTTGCATGCTTTGCGCAGAGAGCATGCTATATCACTGCATGTCAGACTCTGAAGGAGATTTCTCTGATCCTTGCTCGTGTGACACTAGCGATGACAAGTTCTGCTTACGCTGGTTAGCACTGGTGGCGCTCTCGTTCATTGCTCCGTGTATGTGCTGCTACCTCCCCTTGAGAGCATGCCATCACTGCGGTGAGGtatgtgggtgctgtggaggaaAGCATAAAGCTGCAGGATGA